A window from Heteronotia binoei isolate CCM8104 ecotype False Entrance Well chromosome 15, APGP_CSIRO_Hbin_v1, whole genome shotgun sequence encodes these proteins:
- the PRMT5 gene encoding protein arginine N-methyltransferase 5, with product MAATAAAMAAAAAAGPGAAGVARVSCGRDLSCVPEVAGTLGAVARQGFDFLCMPIFHPRYKREFFLEPAKSRSGPQTRSDLLLSGRDWNTLIVGKLSPWIQADSNVEKVRRNSEMAMLQELNFGAYLGLPAFLLPLTQADNPNLARVLCNHINTGHHTSMFWMRVPLLAPEDLRDDLIENEPIQGAEEETAGEEKTWQWWHNFRTLCDYNKRIAVALEVGPDLPSNHVIDRWLGEPIKAAILPTSIFLTNKKGFPVLSKMHQRLVFCLLKLEVQFIITGAHHHPEKEFCSYLQYLEYLSQNRPPPSAYELFAKGYEDYLQSPLQPLMDNLESQTYEVFEKDPIKYSQYQQAIYKCLLDRVPEEEKETNVQVVMVLGAGRGPLVNASLRAARQADRRIKIYAVEKNPNAVVTLESWQYEEWGSQVTVISCDMREWEAPEKADLMVSELLGSFADNELSPECLDGAQHCLKEGGVSIPCDYTSFLGPISSSKLYNEVRACREKDRDPEAQFEMPYVVRLHNFHQLSPPQTCFSFKHPNPDPVKDNNRYQTLEFQVDVNTVLHGFAGYFETTLYGDITLSIRPETHSPGMFSWFPIFFPIKQPMSIQAGERIRVAFWRCSNSKKVWYEWAVAAPTCSVIHNPTGRSYTIGL from the exons ATGGCGGCGACTGCGGCGGCgatggcggcagcggcggcggctggACCGGGAGCAGCCGGAGTGGCCCGCGTGTCTTGTGGGAGGGACTTGAGCTGCGTCCCGGAAGTGGCCGGCACCTTGGGGGCAGTAGCCAGGCAGGG GTTTGATTTCCTCTGCATGCCCATTTTCCATCCCCGCTACAAGAGGGAGTTTTTCCTGGAGCCAGCTAAGAGTCGATCGGGTCCCCAGACCCGCTCTGACCTGTTACTCTCAGGAAGAG ACTGGAATACACTGATTGTGGGCAAGCTGTCCCCATGGATCCAAGCTGATTCCAACGTGGAGAAGGTTCGCAGGAATTCCGAGATG GCCATGTTGCAAGAGCTGAACTTTGGGGCATACCTGGGACTTCCAGCCTTCCTCCTGCCCTTGACGCAGGCAGACAACCCCAACTTGGCTCGTGTTCTGTGTAACCACATCAATACCGGGCACCATACTTCCATG TTCTGGATGCGGGTTCCCCTACTGGCCCCAGAAGACTTGCGGGATGACTTGATTGAAAACGAGCCCATCCAGGGGGCAGAAGAGGAGACGGCAGGCGAGGAGAAGACCTGGCAGTG gtGGCACAATTTCCGGACCCTGTGCGATTACAACAAACGTATCGCAGTGG ccctgGAGGTGGGCCCTGACCTGCCATCCAACCACGTCATTGACCGCTGGCTAGGGGAACCAATCAAAGCAGCCATACTACCCACCAGCATCTTCTTGACCAATAAGAAAGGCTTCCCCGTTCTCTCCAAGATGCACCAGCGCTTGGTCTTTTGCCTCCTTAAG CTTGAGGTACAGTTTATCATCACTGGCGCCCACCACCATCCCGAGAAGGAGTTCTGCTCCTACCTGCAGTACCTGGAGTATCTCAGCCAGAACCGCCCGCCCCCTTCTGCGTATGAGCTTTTTGCAAAGGGCTATGAAGACTACCTCCAGTCCCCGCTGCAG CCCTTGATGGACAACTTGGAATCCCAGACATATGAGGTGTTTGAGAAGGACCCGATCAAGTATTCCCAGTACCAGCAG GCTATATACAAGTGCCTGTTAGACCGCGTGcccgaggaggagaaggaaaccaACGTCCA AGTGGTGatggtgctgggggcagggcggGGTCCCTTGGTGAATGCCTCGCTGCGAGCCGCTCGGCAGGCCGACCGGCGCATCAAGATTTACGCTGTGGAGAAAAACCCCAACGCCGTGGTCAC GTTGGAGAGCTGGCAGTACGAAGAGTGGGGCTCTCAGGTGACAGTGATCTCCTGCGACATGCGGGAATGGGAGGCCCCCGAGAAGGCAGACCTCATGGTGTCAGAACTGCTGGGCTCCTTTGCAGACAACGAGCTGTCGCCAGAGTGTCTGGATGGGGCACAGCACTGCCTCAAAG AGGGGGGCGTGAGCATCCCCTGCGATTACACCTCCTTCCTGGGCCCCATCTCATCCTCGAAGCTCTACAATGAAGTGCGCGCCTGTCGGGAGAAAGACCGTGACCCGGAG gctcaGTTTGAAATGCCTTACGTGGTCCGGCTCCACAATTTCCACCAGTTATCGCCCCCGCAAACTTGCTTTTCCTTCAAACACCCCAACCCAG ACCCCGTCAAAGACAACAACCGCTACCAGACACTGGAGTTCCAGGTGGACGTGAACACTGTGCTGCACGGTTTTGCTGGCTACTTCGAGACCACGCTGTATGGGGACATCACTCTCA GTATTCGGCCTGAGACGCATTCGCCCGGCATGTTTTCCTGGTTCCCCATTTTCTTCCCCATCAAG